A stretch of Fibrobacter sp. DNA encodes these proteins:
- a CDS encoding 50S ribosomal protein L25 codes for MELTKLVATSRVQGKSADSKRLRKAGQIPAVYYGKGQEAVNVSVSAIDVRKVLAPGKRYTLLDLVIDGKEGNAAVVYNYQKDPITQEIIHIDFLKIDENTKVKVRVPVKLNGLPVGVKTQGGTFAQQNRYINLAAVPTKIPTLIEMDISSYPAPTTFYAKDLPLAEGVELACTPRVVIFNITAKRGAKAEEAQG; via the coding sequence ATGGAACTCACTAAGCTCGTAGCAACCTCGAGAGTACAGGGCAAGAGCGCTGATAGCAAGCGTCTCCGCAAGGCCGGCCAGATTCCGGCTGTCTATTATGGTAAGGGTCAGGAAGCAGTGAATGTTAGCGTTAGCGCTATCGACGTTCGCAAGGTCCTCGCCCCGGGTAAGCGTTATACGCTTCTCGACCTCGTCATTGATGGCAAGGAAGGCAACGCCGCTGTAGTTTACAACTATCAGAAGGATCCCATCACTCAGGAAATCATCCACATCGACTTCCTGAAGATCGATGAAAACACCAAGGTTAAGGTTCGCGTTCCTGTTAAGCTGAACGGCCTTCCGGTTGGCGTTAAGACTCAGGGTGGTACCTTTGCTCAGCAGAACCGTTACATCAACCTTGCTGCTGTTCCCACCAAGATCCCCACTCTCATTGAAATGGATATCTCCAGCTATCCTGCTCCCACCACTTTCTACGCCAAGGATCTTCCGCTGGCAGAAGGTGTTGAACTGGCTTGCACTCCGCGCGTTGTGATTTTCAACATCACCGCTAAGCGTGGCGCAAAGGCTGAAGAAGCTCAGGGCTAA
- the pth gene encoding aminoacyl-tRNA hydrolase has translation MYLIVGLGNPGTQYSNTHHNAGFMAVEKLAASDDWKSEHKALTQKVVIAGQECLLAKPQTYMNLSGESVQALMTWYKIKPEQILVFSDDINLDVGRIRCRANGSHGGQNGLRNIIEKIGDKFPRIRFGVGKCPPKFDLSNWVLAKFPPEDRPVFDEALEKVKPLVECYFKFGIEKCMERYNGK, from the coding sequence ATGTACTTAATTGTTGGTTTAGGTAATCCTGGAACGCAGTATTCCAATACCCATCATAACGCAGGTTTCATGGCGGTAGAAAAACTTGCTGCCAGTGACGACTGGAAGTCTGAGCATAAGGCTTTGACCCAGAAGGTTGTAATCGCCGGCCAGGAATGCCTGCTTGCTAAGCCACAAACCTATATGAATCTGTCAGGGGAGTCCGTTCAGGCTCTTATGACCTGGTACAAGATCAAGCCTGAGCAGATCCTGGTTTTCAGTGACGATATTAACCTGGATGTGGGCCGTATCCGTTGCCGTGCCAATGGCAGCCATGGCGGTCAGAACGGGCTTCGCAACATTATCGAAAAGATAGGCGACAAGTTCCCCCGCATTCGCTTTGGCGTGGGGAAGTGCCCTCCCAAGTTCGACCTTAGTAACTGGGTTCTGGCCAAGTTCCCGCCAGAAGATCGCCCTGTTTTTGACGAGGCTCTTGAAAAGGTGAAGCCTTTGGTGGAATGCTACTTCAAGTTCGGCATCGAAAAGTGCATGGAAAGGTACAACGGGAAGTAA